Proteins from one Staphylococcus saprophyticus subsp. saprophyticus ATCC 15305 = NCTC 7292 genomic window:
- the larA gene encoding nickel-dependent lactate racemase gives MKTSILYGKSNVEIDLPDHSVLIEPTDIDALDDDTNAIRNALADPIGTKPLNEMVSANQTVAIVISDITRPTPNHILVPLILETLSHVPPENFVIINGTGTHRDQTQEELIQMLGKDVVDQIKIVHNHCNDKDTLSKVGHSKYGCDVYLNKDYVEADFKIVTGFIEPHFFAGFSGGPKGIMPGIAGIETIMTFHNAKMIGDIRSTWGNMTDNPVQDMTREINAMCKPDFMLNVTLNKEKEITAVFAGELYEAHDKGCAYAKAHAMFKCDNRFDVVIASNSGYPLDQNLYQTVKGMSAAHKVVKEGGSIIMLSECSDGYPNHGNYAKILKMADSPQGLVDMISDPNFAMLDQWQVQKQAVIQTFADVYLYSKLTDKQTTDAMLHPAHEINNTLKELETKYGTDMTIGVMPLGPLTIPYVES, from the coding sequence TTGAAAACAAGCATATTATATGGTAAATCCAATGTCGAAATCGATTTACCTGATCACAGTGTATTGATTGAACCTACTGATATCGATGCACTCGATGACGATACAAATGCAATTCGTAATGCTTTAGCAGATCCTATAGGCACTAAACCATTAAATGAAATGGTAAGTGCAAACCAAACCGTCGCCATTGTCATTAGCGATATTACTAGACCAACGCCTAATCATATCCTTGTGCCATTGATCCTAGAAACTTTATCACACGTACCGCCTGAGAATTTCGTCATCATAAATGGTACAGGCACGCATCGTGATCAAACACAAGAAGAATTGATACAAATGTTAGGTAAAGATGTCGTCGATCAAATTAAAATTGTTCATAATCATTGTAACGACAAGGATACTTTAAGTAAGGTAGGCCATAGTAAATATGGATGTGATGTCTATTTAAATAAAGACTATGTTGAAGCCGATTTTAAAATCGTCACTGGATTTATCGAACCGCATTTCTTTGCTGGATTCTCTGGTGGCCCAAAAGGCATAATGCCTGGTATTGCAGGTATTGAAACAATCATGACTTTTCACAACGCTAAAATGATTGGCGATATACGCTCTACATGGGGCAATATGACGGATAATCCCGTCCAGGATATGACTAGAGAAATCAACGCTATGTGTAAACCTGACTTTATGCTCAATGTCACTTTAAATAAAGAAAAAGAAATTACCGCAGTCTTTGCTGGAGAATTATATGAAGCACACGATAAAGGATGCGCCTATGCTAAGGCTCATGCCATGTTTAAATGTGATAATCGTTTTGACGTAGTGATTGCTTCAAATTCTGGTTATCCGCTAGACCAGAACTTATATCAAACCGTTAAAGGCATGAGTGCTGCGCACAAAGTAGTTAAAGAAGGTGGCAGTATCATCATGTTATCAGAATGTAGCGATGGTTATCCCAATCACGGTAACTACGCTAAAATACTGAAAATGGCAGACTCCCCGCAAGGCCTTGTGGACATGATTAGCGATCCGAATTTTGCAATGCTCGATCAATGGCAAGTTCAAAAACAAGCAGTCATTCAAACATTTGCTGATGTATATTTATACTCTAAACTGACTGATAAACAAACAACAGATGCTATGCTTCATCCTGCACATGAGATTAATAACACATTAAAAGAACTGGAAACAAAATATGGAACTGACATGACCATAGGCGTCATGCCGTTAGGACCACTGACAATTCCATATGTTGAATCATAA
- a CDS encoding glycerate kinase: MTIVLAPDSFKGSMSATEVARYMSKGISDIFPEADIHTLPVGDGGEGTMEALVNATNGTFTTLNVTGPLGDTVSAQYGVLHDKETCVIEMAEASGLKHVPDNALNVMQATTYGTGELILDALDSGYTQFILAIGGSATNDAGAGMLQALGAKLLDQHHHEVDLGGGNLHKIQHIDLSHFDARINQCNFTIATDVQNPLIGTNGASYVFGKQKGATESDLKQLEHNLTHWADLVAHKKSIRLHDLPGAGAAGGLGGAFKAFFPSHFEDGIQVVIDYIKLDQYLENADLVITGEGKIDFQTLYGKTPMGIAKYANRYNVPVVFIGGSIDVDIDQFKDMGVIGAFSLTDGPMSLEETINQSEKLVKKTTQNIVSLFFHESAILSKFSE; encoded by the coding sequence ATGACAATTGTTTTAGCACCGGATTCATTTAAAGGTAGTATGTCAGCTACTGAGGTTGCTCGCTATATGAGTAAGGGTATTTCTGATATATTCCCTGAAGCCGATATACATACCTTACCCGTTGGGGATGGAGGTGAAGGCACCATGGAAGCTTTGGTAAATGCCACGAACGGTACATTCACCACACTCAATGTGACAGGACCACTTGGCGATACTGTCTCTGCACAATATGGTGTACTCCATGACAAGGAAACCTGTGTCATAGAAATGGCTGAAGCGTCTGGATTAAAGCATGTGCCAGACAATGCACTTAATGTGATGCAAGCCACTACATATGGTACTGGAGAATTAATTCTTGATGCATTGGATAGCGGTTATACGCAATTCATCCTTGCAATCGGCGGGTCTGCAACGAATGATGCAGGTGCTGGTATGTTACAGGCACTTGGTGCCAAACTTTTAGATCAGCATCATCATGAAGTTGATCTTGGTGGTGGTAATCTACATAAGATACAGCATATTGACTTAAGTCATTTTGATGCACGTATCAACCAATGCAACTTTACGATTGCCACTGACGTACAGAATCCATTAATTGGTACAAACGGTGCTTCCTACGTTTTTGGTAAACAAAAAGGTGCAACAGAATCAGATTTAAAACAATTAGAACACAACCTGACACATTGGGCCGATTTAGTAGCCCATAAGAAAAGCATTCGTCTGCATGACTTACCTGGCGCTGGTGCTGCTGGCGGTTTAGGTGGTGCTTTCAAAGCTTTTTTCCCTAGTCATTTTGAAGATGGCATTCAAGTCGTCATAGACTATATCAAACTGGATCAATATTTAGAAAATGCTGATCTAGTTATTACAGGTGAAGGTAAGATCGATTTCCAAACATTATACGGTAAGACACCCATGGGTATTGCCAAATATGCAAACAGATACAATGTCCCCGTTGTTTTTATAGGCGGATCGATTGATGTCGATATCGATCAATTTAAAGATATGGGGGTAATTGGTGCTTTTAGTTTAACCGATGGACCGATGTCGCTGGAGGAAACAATAAACCAATCAGAAAAATTAGTTAAAAAAACAACCCAAAACATTGTTAGTCTCTTTTTTCATGAGTCAGCAATTTTATCTAAATTTTCTGAATAA
- a CDS encoding CdaR family transcriptional regulator: MNVLTDELAALIVEETVKRTNSNINIMNFNGEIIASFDKRRIGQVHEGARKVLASGDIVILSEEETSYLQGTQPGINLPIIFQDNVVGVIGITGDPSALVHVADLVKMSTELLLYQNYFTYELEGQLRSQELLIEELLKSEPSQSFIQYLTKQLNVAFLTYRKCIIINLEKQIFSRSSIVQRLAKIMDKATFAVAFTNYNHIVILATDELQDELNQKIYRIHQVFTSLNLDVRIASSLVFTSLNDFKNAYEECELVFMLNEENVSFASFEDVEEKTLLYQINEEIRERYKKRILGELDNQSIETLKSLFENDLNIAQTAKYLYIHRNTLLYRLEKCKLQTGLNPKKYSDAIKLQIALWC, from the coding sequence ATGAATGTATTAACAGATGAATTAGCTGCATTAATCGTTGAGGAAACAGTAAAAAGAACGAATAGTAATATTAATATAATGAATTTTAATGGAGAAATCATTGCTTCGTTTGATAAGCGTAGAATTGGTCAAGTTCATGAAGGTGCGCGCAAAGTATTAGCGAGTGGGGATATAGTGATTTTGTCTGAAGAAGAAACGAGTTATTTACAAGGTACACAGCCGGGTATTAATTTACCAATTATATTTCAAGATAACGTAGTAGGTGTGATTGGTATTACAGGTGATCCATCAGCATTAGTGCATGTGGCTGATTTGGTGAAAATGTCCACAGAGTTGTTACTTTATCAAAATTATTTTACATATGAATTAGAAGGACAGTTACGTAGTCAGGAATTACTAATCGAGGAATTATTGAAAAGTGAACCCTCACAATCCTTTATCCAATATTTAACAAAACAATTAAATGTAGCGTTTCTAACTTATAGAAAATGCATCATTATTAATTTGGAGAAACAAATTTTTTCACGAAGTAGTATTGTACAAAGATTAGCTAAAATAATGGATAAGGCGACTTTCGCAGTCGCTTTTACTAATTATAATCATATTGTTATTTTAGCAACAGATGAGCTACAAGATGAACTGAATCAAAAAATATATCGCATTCATCAAGTATTTACATCCTTAAATTTAGATGTACGTATTGCTTCTAGTTTAGTGTTTACAAGTTTAAATGATTTTAAAAATGCTTACGAAGAATGTGAACTTGTGTTTATGTTAAACGAAGAAAATGTATCTTTCGCTTCATTTGAAGATGTGGAAGAAAAAACATTACTTTATCAGATAAATGAAGAAATAAGGGAGAGATATAAAAAAAGAATACTAGGTGAGTTAGACAATCAAAGTATTGAAACATTAAAAAGTTTATTTGAAAATGACTTGAATATTGCACAAACGGCTAAGTATCTTTATATTCATCGCAACACACTGCTATATCGTTTAGAAAAATGTAAACTACAAACAGGTTTGAACCCCAAAAAATATTCTGATGCAATCAAATTACAAATTGCTTTGTGGTGTTAA
- the ppdK gene encoding pyruvate, phosphate dikinase: MTKYIYAFDEGQKSMKDLLGGKGANLAEMKRLGLPVPDGFTITTEACIEYLNNHSKLPDLLLKQLDVELDALSKRIQKSFSDDGALLLVSVRSGAKISMPGMMDTILNLGLNDENVKKLANKTNDSRFAYDCYRRLLQMFGQVVYGIPMSSFDTYFDQYKTQHHYESDAEIPAEGLKEICEHFKAVYLDEAYKPFPQEPIDQLTEAIEAVFKSWDNDRARVYRQLNEIPHDIGTAVNIQEMVFGNSGEKSGTGVAFTRNPITGEAKLFGEYLLNAQGEDVVAGIRTPKDIETLKEQMPHVHEQFVKVSTQLETHYKDMQDIEFTIENENLYILQTRSGKRTANAAIHIAVDLVEEDVISKEKAVMNVEVKSIDQLLHPNFDEQSLKQTSVITKVGLPASPGAASGAIVFSAEMAKQQAEQGNKVILMRPETSPEDIEGMVASEAIVTTHGGMTSHAAVVARGMGKCCVTGCSDLEINITDKVVHYKGGSLYEGDIISVDGAKGDIYFGEVETIQAERSHAFEKFMQWSEENARLDVRMNAETAQDIQAGYQFGAKGIGLVRTEHMFFAPERLIEMRRFILFDTQDKRIAALNTIKQYQKNDFEEILKLSGERPTIIRLLDPPLHEFLPNSNNEKATVAEQLNVTIKELDQYIESLNEVNPMLGHRGCRLAITYPELYIMQAEAIIESALELKAQGVSCQPEIMIPLVSTVAEFTTLKAQIISRIETLQQEAKEHIHYMIGTMIETPRACLIASELAKECDFFSFGTNDLTQLTFGFSRDDAGTFIGTYSELGILEHDPFQTLDVEGIGELIKIASQQAKSANPDITIGVCGELGGDHKSIQYFNQLDIDYVSCSPFRVPGALLSTAQSEVEGGRLHV; encoded by the coding sequence ATGACAAAATATATTTATGCATTTGATGAAGGCCAAAAAAGTATGAAAGATTTATTAGGAGGAAAAGGTGCAAATCTAGCTGAAATGAAACGCTTAGGTTTACCAGTGCCAGACGGATTCACCATTACAACGGAAGCATGTATAGAATATTTAAATAACCATTCAAAACTACCTGATTTATTACTGAAACAGTTAGATGTAGAATTGGATGCGTTATCTAAACGTATACAGAAATCATTTTCTGATGATGGTGCTTTACTCCTAGTTTCTGTAAGAAGTGGTGCAAAAATTTCTATGCCAGGTATGATGGATACGATATTAAATCTAGGTTTGAACGATGAAAATGTAAAAAAATTAGCAAATAAAACAAATGATTCGCGCTTTGCATATGATTGCTATAGAAGATTGTTGCAAATGTTTGGTCAGGTTGTTTATGGTATTCCAATGTCATCTTTTGATACATATTTTGATCAATACAAGACACAACATCATTATGAAAGCGATGCAGAAATTCCAGCCGAAGGGTTAAAAGAAATTTGTGAACATTTTAAAGCAGTTTACTTAGATGAAGCATATAAACCATTCCCACAAGAACCGATTGACCAATTAACAGAGGCAATTGAAGCAGTATTTAAATCTTGGGATAATGATCGCGCGCGTGTATATCGTCAGTTAAATGAAATACCACATGATATTGGTACTGCAGTCAATATACAGGAAATGGTATTTGGTAATAGTGGTGAAAAAAGTGGTACAGGTGTAGCATTTACGCGTAATCCTATAACGGGAGAAGCAAAGTTATTTGGAGAGTATCTACTGAATGCTCAAGGTGAAGATGTTGTAGCAGGTATTCGTACACCTAAAGATATTGAAACATTGAAAGAACAAATGCCACATGTGCATGAGCAATTTGTAAAAGTTTCAACACAACTTGAAACGCATTATAAAGATATGCAAGATATTGAATTTACAATAGAAAATGAAAACTTATATATATTACAGACACGAAGTGGTAAACGTACTGCCAATGCTGCGATTCATATCGCTGTTGATTTAGTTGAGGAAGATGTGATAAGCAAAGAAAAAGCGGTCATGAATGTTGAAGTGAAATCTATTGATCAATTATTACATCCAAATTTTGATGAACAATCATTAAAACAGACGTCAGTTATAACTAAGGTCGGCTTACCTGCCAGTCCTGGTGCAGCTAGTGGCGCAATTGTTTTTTCTGCAGAAATGGCTAAACAACAAGCAGAACAAGGGAATAAAGTGATTTTAATGCGTCCTGAGACATCACCAGAAGATATTGAAGGGATGGTTGCAAGTGAGGCAATTGTTACAACGCATGGTGGTATGACATCACACGCTGCAGTCGTAGCGCGAGGTATGGGCAAGTGTTGTGTCACAGGTTGTTCAGACTTAGAAATTAATATTACAGATAAGGTTGTACATTATAAAGGTGGTTCACTATATGAAGGTGATATCATTTCAGTAGATGGCGCCAAAGGGGATATTTATTTTGGTGAAGTTGAGACAATCCAAGCAGAGCGTAGTCATGCTTTTGAGAAATTTATGCAATGGTCAGAAGAAAATGCAAGATTAGATGTACGCATGAATGCAGAAACAGCACAAGATATTCAAGCAGGTTATCAGTTTGGTGCTAAAGGGATTGGGCTTGTTCGAACAGAGCACATGTTTTTCGCGCCAGAGCGACTCATAGAAATGCGCAGATTTATTTTGTTTGATACACAGGATAAACGTATTGCTGCTTTAAACACAATTAAGCAGTACCAAAAGAATGATTTTGAAGAAATACTAAAACTTTCTGGTGAACGACCAACGATTATTCGTTTGTTAGACCCACCGTTACACGAATTTTTACCCAATTCAAATAACGAAAAAGCAACAGTTGCAGAGCAATTGAATGTAACGATTAAGGAATTAGACCAGTATATTGAAAGTTTAAATGAAGTGAATCCAATGCTTGGACATAGAGGATGTAGGTTAGCCATTACGTATCCTGAACTTTATATCATGCAAGCAGAAGCGATTATAGAAAGTGCATTGGAGCTGAAAGCGCAAGGTGTATCATGCCAACCAGAAATTATGATTCCTTTAGTTTCCACCGTTGCTGAATTTACAACGCTGAAAGCGCAAATTATTTCACGAATTGAAACATTACAACAAGAAGCAAAAGAACATATTCATTATATGATTGGAACAATGATCGAGACACCACGTGCTTGCTTGATTGCTAGTGAGTTAGCAAAAGAATGTGATTTCTTTAGTTTTGGAACAAATGATTTAACACAGCTAACATTCGGTTTTTCAAGAGACGATGCTGGTACGTTTATTGGTACTTATTCTGAATTAGGCATTTTAGAGCATGACCCGTTCCAGACGTTAGATGTAGAAGGTATAGGTGAACTGATAAAAATTGCTTCACAACAAGCAAAATCAGCGAATCCAGACATAACAATTGGTGTGTGTGGTGAACTAGGTGGAGATCATAAATCCATTCAATATTTTAATCAATTAGACATAGATTATGTTTCTTGTTCGCCATTTAGAGTGCCGGGTGCATTGCTTTCAACTGCGCAAAGTGAAGTAGAAGGTGGCCGATTACATGTTTGA
- a CDS encoding pyruvate, water dikinase regulatory protein produces the protein MFDDQQAPQLRLFVISDSIGETAQRMIHATLTQFPDISQIEIKKYPFIKNEEELMHILNRAKELNAVVVTTLVNPDFNIAGQHLAKKLQIPYIDYMSDLIGIIQQQTQCNPILESGALRKLDENYFKRIEAMEYAVKYDDGKHFTDIGEADALIVGVSRTSKTPLSMYLANKGYKIANIPLVLEVDIPDEVFKHKHLKVFGLTASPDYILNIRNERVKILGLSGPSNYNSMDRIREELIHAEEVFEKLNATVINTEYKSIEESAFYIEKCL, from the coding sequence ATGTTTGATGACCAACAAGCACCACAGCTGAGATTATTTGTCATATCGGATTCTATAGGAGAGACAGCGCAACGAATGATTCATGCGACGTTAACGCAATTTCCTGACATTTCACAAATAGAGATAAAAAAATATCCATTCATTAAAAATGAAGAAGAACTGATGCATATTTTAAACAGAGCTAAAGAGTTGAATGCCGTTGTTGTTACGACATTAGTGAATCCAGATTTCAATATTGCAGGTCAACACCTTGCGAAAAAATTGCAAATTCCGTATATCGATTATATGTCTGATTTGATAGGCATTATTCAACAACAAACACAATGTAACCCCATACTAGAAAGTGGGGCATTACGTAAACTAGATGAAAATTACTTCAAGAGAATCGAAGCAATGGAGTATGCTGTGAAATATGATGATGGTAAACATTTTACAGATATTGGAGAAGCGGATGCATTGATTGTAGGTGTTTCAAGAACATCTAAAACGCCATTAAGCATGTACTTAGCAAATAAGGGCTATAAGATTGCGAATATTCCATTGGTACTAGAGGTTGATATTCCAGATGAGGTGTTTAAACATAAGCATTTGAAAGTATTTGGTTTAACTGCGAGTCCTGACTATATTTTAAATATTCGTAATGAGCGCGTTAAAATTTTAGGGTTATCGGGTCCGTCAAACTATAATAGTATGGATAGAATCAGAGAAGAGCTAATTCATGCAGAAGAAGTTTTTGAAAAATTAAATGCAACGGTTATTAATACAGAGTATAAATCCATTGAAGAATCTGCCTTTTATATTGAAAAATGCTTATAA
- a CDS encoding ABC transporter substrate-binding protein — protein sequence MTFEFKHDLGTSELPEDITSAVALEFSFVDALVALDIDVKGIADDGDSTNLTSPLREAVGDYVSVGTRLDPDFESIRSSAPQLIIGDSDRHKEIYEELSEIAPTILFKSFDAGYQETLEVFQRIGTAVSKSKDAKERLDRHQALVNDFNNQISIDENKETLAAVVSEQGVTAHSNSTYVGEFLTKLGFATALNDKVADTLPAYRESDYLEMSYEQLANVNPERLIVMVEDDNDKDLNKLQNSNQWDDLEAVKSQRVHFVSRDDWAKLRGLIASEDIVETLANLNEA from the coding sequence ATGACTTTTGAATTTAAACATGATTTAGGTACAAGTGAATTACCAGAAGATATAACTTCAGCAGTAGCATTAGAATTTTCATTCGTTGATGCATTAGTTGCTTTAGATATAGATGTTAAAGGTATTGCCGATGACGGTGATAGTACAAATTTAACATCACCACTTAGAGAAGCAGTAGGCGATTATGTCTCAGTTGGTACACGTTTAGACCCAGATTTTGAATCTATTAGATCATCAGCACCACAACTCATTATTGGTGATTCTGATCGCCACAAAGAGATTTATGAAGAGTTAAGTGAAATTGCGCCTACCATTCTTTTCAAAAGCTTCGATGCTGGTTATCAAGAAACATTAGAAGTATTCCAACGTATTGGTACTGCCGTTTCTAAATCTAAAGATGCTAAAGAGCGTCTAGATAGACATCAAGCTTTAGTTAATGATTTTAACAATCAAATTTCTATAGATGAAAATAAAGAAACATTAGCTGCAGTCGTATCAGAACAAGGTGTGACGGCGCATTCAAATAGCACGTATGTAGGTGAATTTTTAACTAAATTAGGCTTTGCAACAGCACTTAATGATAAAGTTGCAGACACATTACCTGCTTATAGAGAATCAGATTATTTAGAAATGTCTTATGAACAACTTGCAAATGTTAACCCTGAAAGATTAATCGTGATGGTAGAAGACGATAACGATAAAGATTTAAATAAATTACAAAATAGTAATCAATGGGATGACTTAGAAGCAGTTAAAAGTCAGCGTGTACATTTTGTAAGCAGAGATGACTGGGCTAAATTACGCGGTCTTATCGCTTCAGAAGATATTGTTGAAACTCTAGCTAACCTTAATGAAGCATAA
- a CDS encoding helix-turn-helix domain-containing protein: protein MYNIQSIVAKNIADYRKKHQLSLDKVANATGVSKNMLSQIEKGQSNPTITTLWKIANGLHISLSQLTSTSNDTIDFIDESDIIPLIDKEVSIYPYFPYDENKKFEMFKMEIQPGGKMHSDPHHPGSEEYIIVNDGVLEIEVDGKQYTINHHQAFRFNSDLPHSYFNPGTSIVALTSTMYYQ, encoded by the coding sequence TTGTATAATATTCAAAGCATCGTAGCAAAAAATATTGCCGATTATCGAAAAAAGCATCAACTAAGTTTAGATAAAGTAGCGAATGCAACAGGCGTCAGCAAAAATATGTTAAGTCAAATTGAAAAGGGACAATCTAATCCAACGATTACCACATTATGGAAAATAGCAAATGGCCTTCATATTTCATTGTCGCAATTAACTTCTACATCCAATGATACAATCGATTTTATTGACGAAAGTGATATCATCCCTCTCATTGATAAGGAAGTTTCAATATATCCATACTTTCCTTATGATGAGAACAAGAAATTCGAAATGTTTAAAATGGAAATCCAACCTGGTGGCAAAATGCATTCCGACCCTCACCACCCTGGTTCCGAAGAGTATATTATTGTTAATGACGGTGTATTAGAAATCGAAGTCGATGGTAAACAATATACAATCAATCATCATCAAGCTTTTCGATTTAATAGTGATTTGCCTCATAGTTACTTTAATCCAGGAACATCAATCGTAGCACTAACTTCTACAATGTATTATCAATAA
- a CDS encoding CynX/NimT family MFS transporter: MENYRKIKPFNWLLFIGILLVGANLRAPITSIGVALPDIKADLAMSNSAVSVITVVPLLAFAVISLFAARTSNQFGLEKTIFLALCLIFIGIIVRSMTEISWLYIGTVLIGIGIGFGNVLAPAVIKAKFPLHIGIMTGYYTVVMNVFGGLSSYGTAPLLKSFHYNVAISLIDIVTLVTIIIWSFQLKGKQEMATALPRKSVNVWKSPISWQITILMGGQSLIFYSLINWMPAYLSQSGMSISEAGVYLSVLQISIIPFTFITPIFATKMKSQFTLTFVTGLLFIAGVIIMLCVPQLAIISTILIGVAGGIAFGLVNTFFSLRTEHSQTAAKLSGMAQSIGYLFAAMGPLLFGVLHDMTGTWIASLSILLFTAVIITLFGSQAGRNRTIEQSLQK; this comes from the coding sequence ATGGAAAATTATAGAAAAATAAAACCATTCAATTGGTTGTTATTTATAGGAATATTACTTGTCGGTGCGAATTTAAGAGCACCTATTACTTCTATTGGGGTCGCATTGCCTGATATTAAAGCGGATTTAGCAATGTCGAATAGTGCTGTTAGTGTTATTACGGTAGTACCATTATTAGCTTTTGCAGTCATTTCATTATTTGCAGCACGAACAAGTAATCAATTTGGTTTAGAAAAAACGATTTTTCTAGCCTTATGTTTAATTTTTATAGGTATTATTGTAAGATCAATGACAGAAATTTCCTGGTTATATATTGGGACAGTTCTGATTGGTATAGGTATTGGATTTGGTAATGTTCTAGCACCCGCAGTCATTAAGGCGAAGTTCCCATTACATATCGGTATCATGACGGGATATTATACTGTTGTAATGAATGTATTTGGTGGTTTATCATCATACGGTACTGCGCCATTGCTAAAGTCGTTTCATTATAATGTAGCAATAAGCTTAATCGATATCGTAACATTAGTGACGATAATTATTTGGTCATTTCAATTAAAAGGTAAACAAGAAATGGCTACAGCGTTACCTCGTAAAAGTGTGAATGTGTGGAAATCTCCAATTTCTTGGCAAATCACGATACTAATGGGCGGACAATCGCTTATATTTTATTCTCTCATCAACTGGATGCCAGCATACTTGTCGCAAAGTGGTATGTCTATTAGTGAAGCGGGCGTATATTTATCTGTGTTACAGATTTCAATTATTCCATTTACTTTTATCACACCAATATTTGCAACTAAGATGAAATCGCAATTTACATTAACTTTCGTGACAGGATTGTTGTTTATTGCGGGTGTAATCATTATGTTATGCGTACCTCAACTGGCCATTATCTCTACAATATTGATAGGTGTTGCTGGGGGAATCGCTTTTGGACTTGTTAATACGTTCTTTAGTTTACGTACAGAACATAGTCAAACGGCAGCAAAATTATCTGGTATGGCACAGTCTATTGGTTATTTATTTGCCGCTATGGGTCCGTTATTATTTGGTGTTCTACATGATATGACGGGTACTTGGATTGCATCTTTAAGTATATTACTATTTACAGCAGTTATCATTACTTTGTTTGGTTCACAAGCAGGACGTAATCGAACAATCGAACAATCACTTCAAAAGTGA